The Candidatus Rokuibacteriota bacterium sequence CGCCCACGGCAAGGCGCTTATCGTACCCGCGATCGAGCAACTTCGGCAGCGCGAGGGTCCCGAACGTCGAGACCGCCGCCAGGCTGGACCCGCTCAGGGCGCCGAAGATGGCGCCCGCGCCGATCGTCACGATGGCGAGCCCCCCCCGGATCCCTTGCAGCCACTTGGAGGCGATGTCGAAGATGTCGTCAGCGGTGCCTCCCACGAACAGGAACTCGCCCATGAGGATGAAGAGCGGCACCGCGATGAGGGGGTAGTTCGTCCAGAACTCGAAGAACTCCGTTCCGAGGACGGCGAGTGTCCGGTCAGGGCCCAGCTCGACGAGAAGAAAGAGGGCGCTCGTCAGGCCGAGGCTCACCGCGACCGGCACGCCCAGCACGATGAGCGCCGCGACGAGGCAGGCTAGCAGGCCGGCGAAGACATACCAGTCCATTCACGCCCTTTCCCCGAACCGGGACGGTGCTGCCCACGCACACGCTCAGCGCGGATGCGCGCCATTCGACGGCCGTGTCTGGCGCGCATCCCCGAGCAGAGCCCGCCCCGTCTCGACGAGCGCCTGCAGGCTCAGCGCAAGGAATCCGATCGGAATCACGGCCTGGACCACGACGAGAGGAATCTCGGCCTCATCGGAGCGCAGTGCCTTGGCGAATGCCACCGATGCCAGCCGCCACCCGGCCCAGCAGGAGAGCACCCCGTAGGCGAAGAAGAGCGTGACCGACAACAGACGGAGCCCGTTTCGCGCGCGGTCGGAGAGCACGCCGGTGAAGAACTCGGTCGCCACATGCGCGCCCTGCCGGAGCGCGAAGGCGAGGCCCAGGGCGACCACGGGCAGGAAGCTGAAGCGCGCGAACTCGTTCACCCATGCCACCGGGGCCCGAAACGCGTAGCGCATGACCACCCCGTAGCACACGACCAGCATCATCCCGAGGAGCGCCACCCCGGCCAGCTGCGCCAGGAACCCGCTCAGCCGGTCGATGGTCCCGGCTACCCGCTGAACCAGTGCCGGTCGCTCGCTCCGGGGGAGGGCCCGGGTCACTTGAGCGTCTCGCGGATCTTCTCGAATCTCGTCCACTCCGCTCCCCACGTCCTCGCCATCTCGTCATTGAACGGCTTCAGGGCTGCTTTCCACCGCGCCACCTCCTCGGCGGGAACCTCGTAGACCTGCACCTTGGGCTTCATGCTCTTGAGCTGGTTGATCACCTCGGTCGTGTCCTGCCTGATCTTGCGGTAGTACTGCTTGTCGGCCTCCACGAAGGTGTCCCAGACCAATGTCTTCATGTCCGGCGGCAGGCTGTTGAAGAACTTGAGATTCATGATCACCGGGAGGGAGCCCGTGTAGAGGTTGGCGATCTGGATATGCGGCGCCACCTCGAAGTATTTCTCGCTGAAGATGCTGGAGATCGCCAGCGTCCCGCCGTCCACGGTCCCGCGCTGGATGGCGTTGAAGAGCTCCGAGGTGGGGATGAAGATGGGCTCTGCGCCGAGCAGCTTGAGCGGGTCCTTGAGGCTGCTGACGGTCCGCAACATCTTGCCCTTGAAGTCTTCCAGCTTCCGAATCGGCTTCGACGAGAAGACCTCCCCGTGCGGGACGTTCGGCCAGCTCATCAGCTTCAGGCCGTTCTTCTCGAAGTGCGGCGCCGCGAAGTCGTAGAAGCTGCCGGGCTCCCGGTAGTGGTCCCCGAACTTGTAGGCGTCCCAGTTCCAGGGCGAGTTCGCGACGGCGGCCACGACTCCCATCCGCTTGGGCTCATACGCCGCCGAGGTGAGCGCGATCTGCACCACGTTGTCGATGACCGCGTCGAAGGCCTTCGCCAGCTTGACGAGGGACTCCGCAGGGTAATGGTCCACCTTGATGCGCCCCTGCGAGCGCTTCTCGAGCATCTCCTTGACGGTCTCCAGGTGGATCCGGATCGGATAGCTGGGTCCCCCGTACGAGGCCATCTTGATGGTGATCGGCTCCGCCGACTGCGCCGGCGGGACCCAGGCGAGGGCCGCCAGGCCGAGGCTGACGGCCACGGCGATTCCGGCCCGATAGATCGCTCCGACGTGTCCCCTCGTCATTCCCATCGCGTGCCCTCCCTGCTGGCCGGGTCACCCCGGCCTCGAGTGGATGCGGTCGTTCTTGCGGGTTGCCCCGTGCGGAGAAGCGGGCAGGCCAGGGGCCATATTGGCACCGACGCCCCCGAGAAGGGAAGTCAGTTCTGCGCTCCGGCCGCCCACGTTGGCCCCATCCTTGGCGCCAACTCCGGGCCTTCGAGAAGCGGCTCCTCGACGAGGAGGTGCACTGCAACTACACGCGGCAGTGGCAGCGCATCGTGCCCCACAGCGCCAGGGTCCGGGGCTGGACCATCACGCCCGCGCCCTTCCTCAACCCCCCGCGGCTCTACGGCGTGGGGGGCTGGCCGAGTGACCGCCCGGGGGCCCGGGCGCACCTGATCTGCGCGGCCGGTCACGTGCGCCGCCAAGCCGAGCGGAGACGGAAACGGAACGACACCGCGCCGGGTCGCGCCGGCAAAGCGGGGTCCCTAACGCGGGCGACGACGATCCCGAGGCCGAGGAGGGCACGTATCGCCGGGACCCTCCCACCGCGCGGCGGCCAAGAAGCGAATGAACAAAAGGCATCACATAAATGGAGCGAGCGTCTCATTTCACTGGGCAGCAGGATCATCTAGATGATATGTAGCAATGAGGCACCGAAACGGTCGACCAGGCCACGACCGAGCCACTCCGCTACGAGACGACCGTATGAGCGGCCCTCGGGCCGCGCCTCTGGTAGCCGGCCGTCTTCCGCGGAACTCTCACCGGCGGGACTCAGCGGTGGACCGCTTGGTGACCCAGATCAGGGATCTCATCATCGGCCGGCGCTTGCCCCCAGGCACGCGACTTGGCTTGGAGCGCGATCTGGTCAACGCCTCGGGGCTCAGCCGCCCGACGGTGAGAGAGGCCATCCAGATCCTCGAGCAGGACGGACTCCTCCAGGTGAAGCCTGGACCGAAGGGCGGCCTCATCGTGACTGGGCTTGACGCCACCCAGGTCGTCCGCGCCCTGGGGTATCTCCTCGAGTACGAGGCAACGCCCCCGTCCGACTTTCTCGAGGCGCGCAAGGAGATCGAGGTGACGAGTGCCCGGCTGGCGGCCCTGAATGCCACGGGGGACGACCTCGCCGCCATCGCCGAGACCATCGTGGAGTTGCAAGCGACCGGGCGGGTCGATTCCGTCTTCATCGTGGACTCGAGCCTTCGCTTTCACTTGGCGGTCGCGCGCGCCTCGCGGAACCAGGTCCTGCTGCGGATGACCGAGAGCTTGATCGACCTGGTGCTCCGATCGACGGTGCGCGTGGATTTCACGGCCGAACTTCGCGACCAGATGGTCCGCGCTCATCAGCGCATCTTCGACGCGATTCGAAATCACGACGCCGAGGGCGTGGCCCGTCGCATGCGACGCCATCTCGAAGGGTTCACGGAGTATGTCGAGAGTACGGACCAGTCGGAGCGATTGAAGAACTCACGGGATACCAGTGACGATCTCTTCGAGCGGCTGCGACTCACCCGAACACAGTCGAAGGTGTGACAGCGGAGGCGATGATGCCAGCCGAAGACCGGAGAGGCCGCGATGATGAGCAAGCTCGGCGCCGCACGTCCGTCCGTCAGTTCGTGAGCTCATCGGGCATTCCTCTGAAGCCGTGCTATGTCCCCGAAGGCGCCCGGCAGGACGCTGGCACCGCGGAGACCGGGAGACCGGGGGAGTTCCCGTATACCCGGGGCATTCATCCCCTGATGTATCGCGAGCAGCTATGGAGCATGCGGAAGAACGCCGGCTATGCCTCGCCCGCGGAAACGAACGCGCTGTTCAAGATGCTGGCGAAGAACGGCCTGACCGGCTTCAACCTCGCCATCGACCTTCCCACGCAGATGGGGTACGACTCAGATCACCCGAGGGCCCGCGGTGAAGTCGGCAGAACCGGCGTGGCCCTGGACACGGTGGAAGATCTCGAAGCCGTGTACGAGGGGATTCCACTGGCCAGCACCAGCACCTCCTCGGCGATCAATGGCATCGCCCCCATCTTCATGGCCATGTACGTGGTCGCGGCCGAACGCCAGGGAGCGAAGCCAGATCAGCTGCGTGGAACGTGGCAGAACGACATCTTGAAGGAAATGCTGGCCCGCGGAACGTATCTCTTCCCTCCGAAGCCCTCGATCCGCCTGGTGTGCGACGTGATCGAGTACTGCATGAAGGCGGCCCCCAGGTTCTATCCGGTGAGCGTGTCCAGTTGCCACATGGTCCAGGCCGGCGCCACGGCAGTCCAGGGCCTTGCGTACACCTTCTTGAATGCCATGGTCTATATCGATGAGATGCTGCGCCGCGGTTATCACATCGACGAGGTGGTCCCCTGCTTCACCTTCCTGACCCAGAGCAATCTGGATCTCTTCGAGACGGTGGCAAGGGCGAGGGCGGCCCGGCGGGTGTGGGCCAAGCTGATGAAGACTCGCTATGGGGCCTCGACCCCCAAGGCACTGGCGTTCAAGGCGGCCATGGCCACGGATCAGACGGAGCTCACCATCGAGCAGCCCCTGAACAACCTGGCCCGTCTCACCCTGGGGGTTCTGGGAGCGGTGCTGGGGGGCGCTCAGTCCGTCATGGCGGCTGCCTACGACGAGGCGTTTGACATTGCCTCGGAGGAGTCAAACCGCCTGAGCTTGATGCTCCAGAACATCATCGCCTACGAGACCCGCGTGCCGTACGTGGCCGATCCGCTGGGAGGCTCCTACTACGTGGAAGCGCTCACCAGCGCGGTGGAAGAGGAGGTCGACCGCATCATCGAGGAGATCGAGCATATCGGCGGGATGGTCGCCGCCATCGAGCAGGGCATTGTCCAAAGGCGGATATCCGAGCCAGCCTTCCAGAAGCAGCAACGGATCGAGGCGGGGGAGGAGATCGTCGTCGGCGTCAACAAGTTCCGGGTGGACGAGGATCGCTCCCGATACGAGAAGGACGTGTATCAGTACGACGCGGCGTTCGAGAAGCAGCAAGTCGAGAGGCTGCAGGCGAGGCGTCGACTCCGAGACGCGAGGGCCGTACAGGCGGCCCTCGACGCGGTCCGTAAGGCGGCCGAGGATCCTCGTGCCAACACGATCCCCCCCTTGATCGAAGCGTGTCGGGTGGACGCAACAGTGGGCGAGATGACCGAAGTCCTGCGGACGGTGTTCGGCACGTTCCGGGTGCCGACTGGCTTCTGACTCCAACGCGTGAGCGAGCTGTGATCGCGACGGTGAGGGAGATGAGTGAGCAGACAACTCAGCGAATCAAGGTCCTGATTGCAAAGGTCGGCCTCGACGGCCATGAGCGTGGCGCCAAAGTCGTGGTGCACGCGCTCAAGAATGCCGGCATGGAGGTCGTGTACACGGGCCTCCATCAAACGCCCGAAGAAGTGGCGAGGGCGGCCATGCAGGAGGACGTCGACGTCGTGGGCCTGAGCGTTCTCTCGGGCGCGCACGTGGTCCTTGCGCAAGCGGTGGCGCAGCAACTGCGGGAACGTGGGATGGAGGATGTCCTTCTGATGATCGGCGGCACCATTCTCCAGAGGGACGTTCCTGCCTTGAGAGCGGCCGGCTTCCAGGGGGTATTTGGGGTGGGAAGCACGCTGGGCGAGATCGTCGCGTTCGTGCGAAGCGGCACGCAGCACCCGGCCGTCTCGTGACGGGAGCCCGCTGACGCATGCGTCCCAAGGCTGAGGCGGATCTGTTGCTCGAGCGTGACAACGGCGTCTCCTCGATTACCCTCAATCGCCCCGCGAAGCGCAATGCGCTGCTGCCCGATCAGCTGGTGCGACTCCAGGAGATGCTGGGGAGTATCGCGCGGGACCCGAGCTGCCGGGTCCTCGTGATCCGGGGACACGGGGGCCATGCCTTCTGCGCGGGCTACGAGATCGGGGCCATCCCGCTCGAATCGCCCGACACCCCTCATCGGCTGCTCCGCGGCACCATGGCGGCGATCGAGGAGCTGCCGGTACCGGTCATTGCCATGATCGAAGGGGTTTGCATGGGGGCTGGGTGTGAACTGGCGGCCGCCTGTGACATCCGTCTGTGCAGCGACAAGGCCCGAATCGGGATGCCGCCGGCAAAGCTGGGAGTTCTCTATCACCCGACGGGGGTGGAACGGTTCATCAATCTCGTGGGTGTCGGCTGGACGAAGTACCTCTTCCTCACCGGGCGATCGCTGGATGCCGCGACGGCGAGGACCATCGGCCTGGTTCACGAGGTCCTGCCCGAGCAGGAGTTGCAGGCGTACACGCAGGCGTTTGCTCGGGCGATGGCCGAGAACGCGCCGCTATCCGTCAGTGGCGCCAAGGGGACGGTGAGGATCCTCGCGCATCGTCGGGTGGCGTTCAGCGACATGGACCGCATGGATAAGTGGATCGGGGCGTGCTTCGCGAGCGAGGACGCCGAAGAGGGCCGCCGCGCGTTTTCCGAGAAGCGCAAACCGAGATTCAGAGGGCGGTGATGCCCGTATCCCGGAAGACTCCGGACGATTGGCACGATCGCTTCTGTTCAGGAAGCGAGCAAGTCCTGTCTCGGCTCCTCTCCCTCGCGGAGCATGAGGACCCGGGGCTTGCCGATGTCCTCGAACGCCTGAACCCGTTGTGTGACCGGGCGCATGTGATAGGTATCACCGGTCCTCCGGGGGCGGGGAAGAGCACGCTGGCGGACGCCTTGACGGCACGGCTGCGGGGCGCAGCGAGGACGGTCGGGATCGTCGCCGTCGACCCGTCGAGCCCTTTCTCCGGCGGAGCTGTGCTCGGGGACCGCCTCCGCATGCAGAGGCACTACCTGGACCCAGGCGTGTTCATCCGCAGCCTGGCCTCGAGGGGGCGCCTGGGAGGGCTCGCGCCGGCAGCCAACGCGGCGGTCAAGCTCCTGGATGCGTTCGGCATGAACGTGATCCTGGTCGAGACCGTTGGCCTTGGCCAGGCTGAGCTGGAAGTGATGGAGGCCGTGGACACGGTGGTCGTGGTGCTCACCCCGGAGGCTGGAGATGGCGTGCAGGCCATGAAGGCCGGGCTCATGGAAATCGCCGATGTTCT is a genomic window containing:
- a CDS encoding FadR family transcriptional regulator, which translates into the protein MTQIRDLIIGRRLPPGTRLGLERDLVNASGLSRPTVREAIQILEQDGLLQVKPGPKGGLIVTGLDATQVVRALGYLLEYEATPPSDFLEARKEIEVTSARLAALNATGDDLAAIAETIVELQATGRVDSVFIVDSSLRFHLAVARASRNQVLLRMTESLIDLVLRSTVRVDFTAELRDQMVRAHQRIFDAIRNHDAEGVARRMRRHLEGFTEYVESTDQSERLKNSRDTSDDLFERLRLTRTQSKV
- a CDS encoding TRAP transporter small permease subunit — protein: MTRALPRSERPALVQRVAGTIDRLSGFLAQLAGVALLGMMLVVCYGVVMRYAFRAPVAWVNEFARFSFLPVVALGLAFALRQGAHVATEFFTGVLSDRARNGLRLLSVTLFFAYGVLSCWAGWRLASVAFAKALRSDEAEIPLVVVQAVIPIGFLALSLQALVETGRALLGDARQTRPSNGAHPR
- a CDS encoding cobalamin B12-binding domain-containing protein codes for the protein MSEQTTQRIKVLIAKVGLDGHERGAKVVVHALKNAGMEVVYTGLHQTPEEVARAAMQEDVDVVGLSVLSGAHVVLAQAVAQQLRERGMEDVLLMIGGTILQRDVPALRAAGFQGVFGVGSTLGEIVAFVRSGTQHPAVS
- a CDS encoding methylmalonyl-CoA mutase, with the protein product MPAEDRRGRDDEQARRRTSVRQFVSSSGIPLKPCYVPEGARQDAGTAETGRPGEFPYTRGIHPLMYREQLWSMRKNAGYASPAETNALFKMLAKNGLTGFNLAIDLPTQMGYDSDHPRARGEVGRTGVALDTVEDLEAVYEGIPLASTSTSSAINGIAPIFMAMYVVAAERQGAKPDQLRGTWQNDILKEMLARGTYLFPPKPSIRLVCDVIEYCMKAAPRFYPVSVSSCHMVQAGATAVQGLAYTFLNAMVYIDEMLRRGYHIDEVVPCFTFLTQSNLDLFETVARARAARRVWAKLMKTRYGASTPKALAFKAAMATDQTELTIEQPLNNLARLTLGVLGAVLGGAQSVMAAAYDEAFDIASEESNRLSLMLQNIIAYETRVPYVADPLGGSYYVEALTSAVEEEVDRIIEEIEHIGGMVAAIEQGIVQRRISEPAFQKQQRIEAGEEIVVGVNKFRVDEDRSRYEKDVYQYDAAFEKQQVERLQARRRLRDARAVQAALDAVRKAAEDPRANTIPPLIEACRVDATVGEMTEVLRTVFGTFRVPTGF
- a CDS encoding TRAP transporter large permease subunit, with protein sequence MDWYVFAGLLACLVAALIVLGVPVAVSLGLTSALFLLVELGPDRTLAVLGTEFFEFWTNYPLIAVPLFILMGEFLFVGGTADDIFDIASKWLQGIRGGLAIVTIGAGAIFGALSGSSLAAVSTFGTLALPKLLDRGYDKRLAVG
- a CDS encoding enoyl-CoA hydratase/isomerase family protein codes for the protein MRPKAEADLLLERDNGVSSITLNRPAKRNALLPDQLVRLQEMLGSIARDPSCRVLVIRGHGGHAFCAGYEIGAIPLESPDTPHRLLRGTMAAIEELPVPVIAMIEGVCMGAGCELAAACDIRLCSDKARIGMPPAKLGVLYHPTGVERFINLVGVGWTKYLFLTGRSLDAATARTIGLVHEVLPEQELQAYTQAFARAMAENAPLSVSGAKGTVRILAHRRVAFSDMDRMDKWIGACFASEDAEEGRRAFSEKRKPRFRGR
- a CDS encoding TRAP transporter substrate-binding protein: MGMTRGHVGAIYRAGIAVAVSLGLAALAWVPPAQSAEPITIKMASYGGPSYPIRIHLETVKEMLEKRSQGRIKVDHYPAESLVKLAKAFDAVIDNVVQIALTSAAYEPKRMGVVAAVANSPWNWDAYKFGDHYREPGSFYDFAAPHFEKNGLKLMSWPNVPHGEVFSSKPIRKLEDFKGKMLRTVSSLKDPLKLLGAEPIFIPTSELFNAIQRGTVDGGTLAISSIFSEKYFEVAPHIQIANLYTGSLPVIMNLKFFNSLPPDMKTLVWDTFVEADKQYYRKIRQDTTEVINQLKSMKPKVQVYEVPAEEVARWKAALKPFNDEMARTWGAEWTRFEKIRETLK